A window from Callithrix jacchus isolate 240 chromosome 17, calJac240_pri, whole genome shotgun sequence encodes these proteins:
- the LOC144579883 gene encoding uncharacterized protein LOC144579883, translated as MHVPSVAAAVERGDGRTLQFLHTPLGPQIIKVLRETGQKQGYAEPGDADSQLGFASLSQAPSGSTRLGSASLALSLLASRLARAPPRARSPRPVPPLESGLDTPRCSHRAVKG; from the coding sequence ATGCACGTCCCCTCGGTCGCCGCCGCTGTGGAGCGCGGAGATGGCCGAACGCTCCAATTCCTTCACACACCCCTGGGGCCCCAGATAATAAAAGTTTTGCGGGAGACTGGGCAGAAGCAAGGGTACGCGGAGCCAGGCGACGCAGACAGCCAGCTGGGCTTTGCCAGCCTCTCCCAGGCACCTTCCGGCTCGACTCGGCTCGGCTCGGCTTCACTCGCGCTCTCCCTCCTCGCGTCCCGGCTCGCGCGCGCTCCGCCCCGCGCGCGCTCGCCCCGCCCCGTCCCGCCCCTTGAGTCCGGACTCGACACACCGAGGTGTTCCCACCGAGCTGTCAAAGGCTGA